The stretch of DNA CCCGCGCGCCGCGCGCTGCCCGCCAATCGCCGGCACCGCCCCCAGGACGGGCCAATCAGCGGCGTCGCTTCCGGGGCGGGGCCATGGGGGCAGGATTAAAGCCGCGCCCGCCGcctgcaggggaggagggcGAAAGGTGCCATCTTTGTGGGGGCGGGGCGACAAGGGGTGGGGCCGCCCTTCTTAAAGCGGTAGCGGCCCATTGCTGTGGGCCTTTCTGCTCCCGGCAGGGCCGCTCATCGGTCCTGCGCCAGCCCTGAAGTCGAGTTCAAGCCAGCGCGTTCATAGCGCGGCCGCGTTCACAGCGCGGCGTGCGGTGTGCGCCGGCAGCTTGCGGTGTGCGCTGGCACCGCGGGACGCTTTAAGGGCAGCGGCCGCCCCGCGCGGCAGTGGCGGGGAGGGGGCGTGGCGAAGGTGACGTCACCGCATGACTGTGTTTTTATGAATGAAAAGAATCCGCGGGTGAGTAATCGCGCGGAGCGACGTTGGAGGCGCCGCCCGACGCCCTGACCCGGCAGCGGCCCCGCGGGAGCAGCGCAGCCGCCAGGTGAGCGCCGGCCGGAGGGGCCCCTCCGCTCCCGCCCTGCCTTCGCCCCTCGCGGGGCGGCCGGGAGAAGTGGGTGGCGGGGTCCGGCACCGGCTGGAGGCCTCTCTGCCGCCGCCGAAGGCGGGGATCGGGACCGGGACTAGGGCTGGGGGGAACGGGACGGGGAGGGGCGGGCCGGCCGGCCGCGTCGGGGCCGTCGGTTCTTCCTTTCCAATTCCCGGCCACCGCCCTGGAGGGATCCGCCGCCGCTCCTTCGGCTTCGGCGGCGGATCCCCGGCCCGGATTGCATCAGCTTCCAGCCGGCCCGGCTCCACCTTTCCCGCCgtccccctccagcccctcaatcCTCTCGGGGCGCTCTCGGCCCCGTCCCGACCCCCTCGGCCCTCCGAGGGCTCTCATAACGAGACCGGGGTTCCCCGAGgtggggagaggctgctgggctggggaccgGGGTCCCGGACCCCTCCTCACTCTCTGGGGGACGGGGAGGGACCGGCCATCGGCGAGGGGCAGGCACCGCTTCCGTGACTTTCACCCCTGGGCTGCTGAATCACGGGGCGGCCACTTCACCCGCCTGCCCTTCGTGACCCTTCGCGCGCCCCCGGAACCTGGGGACACCCGACCCTTGTGCCGGGACCGGCGGTGCTCTTGCCGGGCGGAGGGGCGGCACCTCCCCGCGGGTCCCGGCTGGGTGACATCGCCACGGTGTCACTCGGTGGGGCTGCTGCTTTTACTTTCCCTTCAGCCTCGGGCGGATCTCGCCCATGTTTCCTCCCCGCGGGGAAGGCTTGGCTTCCCAGCACGCGGCTGGGGCATTTTGGgtcccctgggcagagcagtaTCCCAACCCTCTCGTGATGGGATGAAGGAGGGTGGGAGGTCCATCCTTGccccattattattattattgcttgTAGTCATCATTGCTATAAATATTATTACTATGCACTTTTTAAAAGGAGTGGGATGAGTCATGCGGCCCGGGGTGGGGGGGATGTGGGCAGCGGGCAGGGGACCAGCAGGGCCAGTGTCCTCTCTTCTGAGATGAGGAACATGGGGCTAGCAGTAACCAGCTTTTctcctggctgctcagcagggccGGTGTGAGGAAAGGATGGCTGCAGACGGGCTCTCCAGCAAGGCTTTGAAGGTGAGCACCAGTGGAAACGGGGGCTTGGGAGTCagggggctggttttggggatCTCAGGCAGCCACCCCTCTCTCCGGCAGGTGAAGCGGGAGCTGGGGGAGAACACTCCGCTGCTGTCAGATGAGGAGCTGATGGGGCTGTCGGTGCGGGAACTCAACCACCACCTGCGGGGCCTCTCCAAGGAGGAGGTGGCGAGGCTGAAGCAGCGTCGTCGGACACTGAAGAACCGGGGTTATGCTGCCAGCTGCCGAGTGAAGCGCGTCTGCcagaaggaagagctgcagaagcagaagaTGGAGCTGGAGTGGGAGGTGGACAAGCTGGCCCGGGAGAACGCTGCCATGCGCCTGGAGCTCGACACCCTCCGTGGCAAGTACGAGGCCCTGCAGGGCTTTGCCCGCACCGTGGCCACTCACGGGCCCCCCGCCAAGGTGGCTACCGCCAGCGTCATCACCATCGTCAAGTCCAGCACCAACCAGGCCGCCTACTCCTAGTGCTGGCCTCCGTTCCCCGGCTGGACATGGTCCTCCCCGGGGTGCCTTCCCCATGAATtgcctcccagcccttccccagcctcctccctgTCAGGACCTGGGCCCAAAATCCTCTTTCTCCCATCCCTTgacctccagctccctcaggtaGGGAGGGCTGCTGCTATGTGGGTGCTTGGATGGAGGACAGGACCTCACTGGTGGCCCCCATAGCCCCCTCCCCTCTTGGGTGTGCAGACAGGAGAGAGCGAACCCACACAGTGGGGAAGCATCCCACAGCTCCAAGCTGGTAGGAAAATGCCAGGTGCCTCTTTTTTGTGAGAGGGCATGGGAGAGCTAAATGTGGGCCAGGCAGTCCCAGGAGCATGtgccagagagggaaaagaggagagaggTTTTGCAGTGTAGGAGAAGAAAGCATGATAGAAGGGTATTGGCATTGGGCAGACAACCTGgaccacagctggagcaggtggggaggtggcagcatgTCTGAAATCTTTGGGGATGCAGATGGCAAGGGAAGGTTAGCAGGTCAGAGGGGGAGATAAAGTGGCTGTGTGTTAGTGGCTGGTAAGGGTGAATGGAATGGGAAAGCACTGTGGCAGGTTGTGGTGCTGGGGAGCCCCAGAGGTGACAGTGACTAGGCaggggggagctgggagacATGAGTGGCTCAGCCCAGGCTGTTGTCCACAAAGGGGAGAAGCAGTGGTGCTGTTTTATCTTTCTCTATCATGCACATCCTTCACGCCTCTTCCTGCTGACGGGACGCTCAGCCTGGCCGGGTGTCTGAAATGCAGCAGCCCCGgcaggaaggaagcagaggcagctggagcagagataAACACTGTTTTGCTCAGCACAAGCCAGCTTGTATGGCTCCGCCAAGCCCTCCCTGGTGCCCCACTGCCTACAAGGCCC from Haemorhous mexicanus isolate bHaeMex1 chromosome 5, bHaeMex1.pri, whole genome shotgun sequence encodes:
- the MAFF gene encoding transcription factor MafF; this translates as MAADGLSSKALKVKRELGENTPLLSDEELMGLSVRELNHHLRGLSKEEVARLKQRRRTLKNRGYAASCRVKRVCQKEELQKQKMELEWEVDKLARENAAMRLELDTLRGKYEALQGFARTVATHGPPAKVATASVITIVKSSTNQAAYS